A stretch of DNA from bacterium:
CACCAACGACCCGTTCGTAATCTCCCAGAATGACAAGATGGTCTCCATCAACTCGGCGCTGGAGGTCGACCTGACCGGGCAGGTCTGCGCCGATTCCATTGGCTACCGGTTCTTCTCCGGTATCGGCGGGCAGGTGGACTTCGTCCGCGGCGCGGCCCGGTCCAAGGACGGCAAGGCGATCATCGTCCTGCGCTCCTCCCGCGACGACGACAAGTTCTCGCGCATCGTCCCGACCCTGACCGAGGGCGCGGGGGTCGTCACCTCGCGCGGGGACGTCCACTATGTCGTGACCGAGTGGGGCGTCGCGTACCTGCACGGCAAGACCATCCGCGACCGTGCCCTCGCCCTCATCTCGGTCGCCCACCCCAAGTTCCGTTCCGAGCTGTTCAAGCTCGCCAAGGACAAGCATTACATATATGCCGACCAGCCCGAGCTGCCGCTGGTTCAGGCGCGCTATCCCGAGGAGTTCGAGGCCCAGGGCGCGCTCAAGGACGGCACGCCGGTCTTCATGCGTCCGATCCGGCCGACCGACGAGCCGGCGATGCGCGACCTCTTCTACTCTTTCTCCAAGGACACGGTCTTCTACCGGTTCTTCTCCTACCTCAAGGCGATGCCGCACGACAAGCTGTCCCAGTTCGTCAACGTCGATTACGAATCCGAGATGGCGATCGTCGCCAGTCTCAAGAGTGGCGGCGAGGAGGCGATCATCGGCTCGGCCCGCTACTACGTCGATAAGGCGACCGGACTGGCCGAGTACGCCATCGAAGTGCGTGACGAATACCAGAACAAGGGCGCCGGCGGCGTGCTCTTCAACCACCTGACCAAGGTCGCGAAGATAAAGGGCATCAAAGGATTCGTCGGCTACGTGCTCGACTCCAACACCCGCGCCTACCGGCTGATGACCCGCACCGGCCTCCCGATCGAGACCAAGT
This window harbors:
- a CDS encoding GNAT family N-acetyltransferase produces the protein MKNNSDWRDQCRDKIKTADEALRVLQPGDRLFIGSACGTPQKLVQALADCPIEDVEITHLLTLGVAPYAQEKLASRYRVNALFIMPNVRPAVWEGRADYTPVFLSEIPELFHSGRLPLDVALIHVTPPDEHGFCSFGVSVDITKPAADSAKYVIAEVNPQMPRTLGDAFIHVRDIDAVVENDAPIYEFITPGESEVARRIAKNVADLVEDGSTIQVGYGGIPNALLSYLKEKKDLGVHTEVFSDSTIDLIDAGVINCRRKTLHPGKVVASFAMGSQRLFDYINNNPMFEFHPVDYTNDPFVISQNDKMVSINSALEVDLTGQVCADSIGYRFFSGIGGQVDFVRGAARSKDGKAIIVLRSSRDDDKFSRIVPTLTEGAGVVTSRGDVHYVVTEWGVAYLHGKTIRDRALALISVAHPKFRSELFKLAKDKHYIYADQPELPLVQARYPEEFEAQGALKDGTPVFMRPIRPTDEPAMRDLFYSFSKDTVFYRFFSYLKAMPHDKLSQFVNVDYESEMAIVASLKSGGEEAIIGSARYYVDKATGLAEYAIEVRDEYQNKGAGGVLFNHLTKVAKIKGIKGFVGYVLDSNTRAYRLMTRTGLPIETKWEDGVYTLTMRFQDGE